ACGAAAACTATTGCAAAAATTGCCGCACCCGTATGAGGTAAGTAGCTGCATCTTCCAACATTGGAAAATGAGCCGTGTCGGGAATCAAGCAAAACTCAACTTTATCGTTCAATGCAGCTGCCTGACGACCCATCTGGGCTGGAATAATTTTGTCATACTCACCCGCCACTAGCAGCGTAGGCACAGTCAGTTTAGCAAATTCCTGCGGCATCAACTCGGATGCGGCTTTACTAACAGATGTAAAAATTGTACCCAAAGCTGCGTCATAGTCTGCTATGAGAAAATCCTGCAAGAAAGCCTGACGTTCTGCGCGGGCTATGGAGCGATAGAGAAATCGCGCCATAAACATCCGGTCAATAAAGGGTATTTTCTCCAGCCACTTGGGACGAAATTTGACAACGTACCCACCGAATTTATGAAAAGCTGTGAATGCTTTTTCGTCATACTCAAAAATACCGCTACAAGTCAAAACCGCTCTTTCCACTCGTTGGGGGTAGCGGTTGAGAAACA
The sequence above is a segment of the Mastigocladopsis repens PCC 10914 genome. Coding sequences within it:
- a CDS encoding alpha/beta fold hydrolase, which codes for MPYIKVRGVEHYYEWIKKPSDTEEKPVMVFIHGWAGSGRYWQRTAHALSEQFDCLIYDLRGFGRSRGRPTVAKASESVVESVESHSPQAELEAIRELTYELEEYADDLVTLLDELDIQRVYINAHSMGASIATLFLNRYPQRVERAVLTCSGIFEYDEKAFTAFHKFGGYVVKFRPKWLEKIPFIDRMFMARFLYRSIARAERQAFLQDFLIADYDAALGTIFTSVSKAASELMPQEFAKLTVPTLLVAGEYDKIIPAQMGRQAAALNDKVEFCLIPDTAHFPMLEDAATYLIRVRQFLQ